In Blastococcus saxobsidens DD2, the genomic stretch CAGGACGCCGTCCCCGCCCAGGTCGGCCAGCCAGACGTCGTCCCGCGGCGCGGTGCCCACCGACCGGGAGACGACCAGCCAGCGGCCGTCCCGGCTGGTGCGCACGCCGAAGTAGCTGGCCGGATCGCTGCCCTCCCCGTGCACGAGGACGTCGTCGTCGGCCGGTGCGCCCACCCGGTGGCGCCAGACGCGGCGGTGGAACTGCTCCTCCCCGGCGGGCACCAGGTCAGGGGCCAGGCGCCGCACGTAGAACAGCTCCTTCCCGCCGGGCAGCCACCCGACGGGGGAGTAGCGGCACCGGTCGACCGGCCCGTCGAGCAGCTCGCCGTTGGCGACGTCGAGGACGAACAGCTGCGACTCCTCGTCGCCGCCGGTGGAGACCTGGTACGCCAGCCGGTCGCCCTCCCAGGACGGCGACCAGGCGTCGAGCGTCGTCGTCCCCGCGGGGTCGAGGGCCATCGGGTCGACCAGCACCCGGACCGCGCCGTCGGCCTCGCGCACCCGCAGGACGGCGTGCTCCTGACCGGGGTCGCGGCGGGTCGAGAAGGCGCGCTCCCCGCGCCACACGGGCACGCCGACGGCGCCCGACCGCACCAGGTCGCCGAGGCTCGCGGCGAACCGTTCGCGCAGCGGCAGGGCGGAGAGCACCTGGGCGGTGAGCTCATCCTGCGCCCGCGACCACTCCTGCGTGCGGGGATCGTCCGGGTCCTCCAGCCAGCGGTAGGGATCGGCGACGCGGTGGCCGTGCAGGTCGTCGACGAGGTCCAGGCGCGGGGCCTCCGGGTAGCGCATTCCCGGCACGCTAGTGGCGGTCCGGGGGGCCTGCCGGGCGCAGTGCGCGAAACTCGAGTGCGCCGACGGCGCGATCACGGGTCAGAATGGGCCTGCCCGCGGGTCGTGCAGCACCCGGCGGTCCGGGGCGTCCGGAGGTGATCCGTGCCGCGTTCCGCGCCCGGGTCGACGTCGGCGGGTCACCCAGGCCCGCGGCGCGACCCCGTCCCGCCGCTCGTCCCCGTGCCCTCACCCGCCACCACGGGCGCCACCCTGCTGCTCAACGCCACGTACGAGCCGCTGTGCGTCGTCTCCAGCCGGCGGGCGATCGTGCTCGTCCTCGCCGAGAAGGCCGAGTCGGTCGACGTCACCGCCGAGCTGGTGCGCGCCGCGACCCTGAGCGTCCCCGTCCCCGTGGTGGTCCGGTTGACCCGCTACGTCCGGGTGCCGTACCCGGCGTCGGTGCCGCTGTCGCGGCGGGCGGTGTTCACCCGCGACGGGCAGACCTGCGTCTACTGCGGCGGCTCGGCCACGAGCATCGACCACGTGGTGCCGCGCAGCCGGGGCGGGACCCACACCTGGGACAACGTGGTGGCGGCCTGCCGTCGGTGCAACCACACCAAGGCCGACCGCTCCCTGGCCGAGCTGGGCTGGAAGCTGCCGCACCCGCCGAGCACACCCAGCGGTGCGGCCTGGCGGCTGCTCGGCCACCGGACGGTCGATCCCCGCTGGCGGGAGTGGCTCGGCGTGCCGGAGAGCGTCAGCGCCTGACGTCACCGGCCGCCGGGCGGTGGCCCGGCCGGCGAACGCCGGCGAGAAGGTGGTGTAGCGCACGAGCACCGTCGGCAGCTCGCCGGTTCCGGCGACGCGTTCCTGCGGTGTTCCGCCCGAGCCTGCGGTTCTGCGCCTATGGCCGGACGCCGATCCGATCGGCGTCCCGAGCCGGGCCGACGTGCGAGCGAACGAGGGCAAGAATATGCCTGCCATGTGCGTGCTGAAGGTGGCTCTTGACACACATCGCCACAACGAATGCCCGATCGTCGGCGAGACTTGGTAGGTGCAGCCATATTGCACGTCACACTCTGATGACGCCCTGCCCCACGCGTATCGGCATGCGTGTCATGCACGCACGTGAACTGACCGGTGACATTACGTTTCCGCAGCAGTCAGCGCCGCTGGGGCGCTGCGGTCGCCGGAAGGTGTCCCTCCATGTCCAGCCCCTCCCTGTCCCGCCGGCCGCAGATGCAGCGCCTCGGCCTCGTCGGCATCGGCGCCGCCGTCCTCCTCGTCGGCATCACGCCTCCCGCCGGCGCCGCGACCGACGTCACCATCCCGCTCGAGCCCGCCGAGGTCGCGCTGGATGCCTTCCCGGTCGA encodes the following:
- a CDS encoding HNH endonuclease is translated as MPSPATTGATLLLNATYEPLCVVSSRRAIVLVLAEKAESVDVTAELVRAATLSVPVPVVVRLTRYVRVPYPASVPLSRRAVFTRDGQTCVYCGGSATSIDHVVPRSRGGTHTWDNVVAACRRCNHTKADRSLAELGWKLPHPPSTPSGAAWRLLGHRTVDPRWREWLGVPESVSA